A portion of the Acidisoma sp. PAMC 29798 genome contains these proteins:
- a CDS encoding LamB/YcsF family protein, whose amino-acid sequence MATLLNCDMGESYGLYRLGDDAGLMPLIDVANVACGFHASDFNHMRATVRLAKAHGVAVGAHPSLPDRQGFGRREMAMKREEMANCLIYQIGALKGFLEAEGMVLNHIKPHGSLFGMAGRLEHIAEAVCDAAEIFKVPVFGMLGSLHETIYPARGIPFLAEYYADLDYDDEGRLIITQVHDAVDPALAAERCLRAMREGLTSSTGGRDIRVGADTICVHSDTPNAVDIATAVRRAISSL is encoded by the coding sequence ATGGCAACCTTGCTCAACTGCGACATGGGCGAATCCTATGGCTTGTATCGTCTCGGCGATGATGCCGGGCTGATGCCGCTCATCGATGTCGCCAATGTCGCCTGCGGCTTCCACGCCTCGGACTTCAACCACATGCGTGCCACCGTGCGGCTCGCCAAGGCGCATGGCGTCGCCGTCGGGGCGCATCCGTCTCTGCCGGACCGGCAGGGTTTCGGACGGCGGGAGATGGCAATGAAGCGCGAGGAAATGGCGAATTGCCTGATCTACCAGATCGGCGCGCTCAAGGGCTTTCTGGAAGCCGAAGGCATGGTGCTCAATCATATCAAGCCGCATGGCTCGCTGTTCGGCATGGCGGGGCGTTTGGAGCATATCGCCGAAGCTGTCTGTGACGCGGCCGAGATATTCAAGGTTCCGGTTTTCGGCATGCTGGGCAGTTTGCATGAGACCATCTATCCCGCGCGCGGCATTCCCTTCCTTGCCGAATACTACGCCGATCTCGATTATGATGATGAGGGCCGGCTGATCATCACGCAGGTGCATGATGCGGTAGACCCAGCCCTTGCCGCCGAACGCTGCCTGCGCGCCATGCGGGAGGGTCTGACGAGCAGCACCGGCGGGCGGGATATTCGCGTTGGTGCCGATACCATCTGCGTGCATTCCGATACGCCGAATGCGGTGGACATTGCCACCGCCGTGCGCCGGGCGATCTCCTCCCTATGA
- a CDS encoding CobW family GTP-binding protein, with translation MMETEHLPLHLISGFLGSGKTTLLRRMLDTPALANSAVLVNELGEIGLDHHLLRHLDGETVLLRNGCICCTVRDDLGAALKDLLHRRARGEIPDFQRIIVESTGLADPVPILSTVTSDASLRHHLRLGRVVTTVDAVNGAMQLDRQPETAKQVAVADNIVITKTDLAASTGLIARLRAINPGAVISDVAYVEIADLLTEPETRSEAIRWTAPMSRFQSAPAHEASIESFCMVFDHAIDWVTLGIWLTMLVQAHGERILRVKGLLDIAGSPHPVFINGVQHVMHQPQHLDAWPDSDRRSRLVFIVRDLSRTLIERSCRAFLATQPEHA, from the coding sequence ATGATGGAGACCGAGCACCTGCCGTTGCATCTGATCAGCGGATTCCTCGGCAGCGGCAAGACCACCTTGCTGCGGCGTATGCTGGATACCCCGGCGCTGGCGAACAGTGCCGTTCTGGTCAACGAACTCGGTGAAATCGGTCTCGACCATCATTTGCTGCGGCATCTGGATGGGGAAACGGTGTTGCTGCGCAATGGCTGCATCTGCTGCACGGTGCGGGACGATCTCGGCGCGGCGCTCAAGGACCTGCTGCACCGCCGCGCGCGGGGGGAAATACCGGATTTCCAACGCATCATCGTGGAGAGCACGGGCCTCGCTGATCCAGTGCCGATCTTGTCCACCGTGACCAGCGATGCGAGCTTGCGCCATCATCTGCGCCTCGGCCGTGTCGTCACCACCGTCGATGCCGTCAATGGCGCGATGCAGCTTGACCGCCAGCCTGAGACGGCGAAGCAGGTTGCGGTCGCGGACAATATCGTCATCACCAAGACCGATCTTGCGGCATCCACGGGGCTGATCGCGCGGCTGCGTGCCATCAACCCCGGTGCCGTTATCTCTGACGTCGCCTATGTCGAGATCGCGGACCTTCTCACCGAGCCGGAAACACGCAGCGAAGCCATCCGCTGGACGGCGCCGATGTCACGCTTCCAATCGGCACCCGCCCATGAAGCCAGCATCGAAAGCTTTTGCATGGTCTTCGATCATGCGATCGATTGGGTGACGCTGGGCATCTGGCTGACGATGCTGGTGCAAGCGCATGGCGAGCGCATCCTGCGTGTCAAAGGTTTGCTCGATATCGCGGGCTCGCCGCACCCGGTCTTTATCAATGGCGTGCAGCATGTCATGCACCAGCCGCAACATCTTGACGCGTGGCCCGACAGTGATCGGCGGTCGCGGCTGGTTTTCATCGTGCGCGATCTGTCGCGTACGCTGATCGAGCGGTCCTGCCGCGCCTTCCTTGCCACTCAGCCTGAACACGCCTGA
- a CDS encoding polysaccharide deacetylase family protein: MAKDILCGFGIDVDAVAGWLGSYGGEDSPDDISRGLFAGEVGSPRLLKMFDRFGIKTTWFIPGHSIETFPEQMQAVADAGHEIGIHGYSHENPIAMTRDQEETVLDRCIDLVTKLAGKPPTGYVAPWWEFSPVTNELLVERGIKYDHSLMHNDFTPYYVRVGDEWTTIDYSKKPKSWMKPLTRGTETGLIEIPANWYLDDLPPMMFIKKAPNSHGFVNPRDIEQMWRDQFDWVYREMDYAVFPITIHPDVSGRPQVLLMLERLFDYIKGHEGVRFVTMNEMADDFAGRFPRQG, translated from the coding sequence ATGGCCAAGGACATACTCTGCGGTTTCGGCATCGACGTGGACGCCGTCGCCGGCTGGCTCGGCTCCTATGGCGGGGAGGATAGCCCCGACGATATCAGCCGTGGACTCTTCGCCGGCGAAGTCGGCAGTCCGCGTCTCCTGAAAATGTTCGATCGCTTCGGTATTAAGACGACATGGTTCATTCCCGGCCATTCGATCGAGACCTTCCCGGAGCAAATGCAAGCCGTGGCGGATGCCGGCCATGAGATCGGCATTCACGGCTATAGCCACGAAAACCCGATTGCGATGACACGCGACCAGGAGGAGACGGTGCTCGACCGCTGCATCGACCTCGTGACGAAGCTCGCGGGCAAGCCACCGACCGGCTATGTCGCCCCGTGGTGGGAGTTCAGCCCGGTCACCAACGAATTGCTGGTCGAGCGCGGCATCAAATACGATCATAGCCTGATGCATAACGACTTCACGCCCTATTACGTGCGCGTCGGCGATGAGTGGACAACGATCGACTATTCGAAGAAGCCAAAAAGCTGGATGAAGCCGCTCACGCGCGGTACGGAAACCGGGTTGATCGAAATTCCGGCCAATTGGTATCTGGATGATTTGCCGCCGATGATGTTCATCAAGAAGGCACCGAACAGCCACGGCTTCGTCAATCCACGCGATATTGAGCAGATGTGGCGCGATCAATTCGACTGGGTCTATCGCGAAATGGATTACGCGGTGTTTCCGATCACCATCCATCCCGATGTCTCCGGCCGACCCCAGGTGCTGCTGATGTTGGAGCGTCTGTTCGACTACATCAAAGGTCATGAAGGCGTGCGTTTCGTGACGATGAATGAAATGGCGGATGATTTCGCCGGCCGTTTTCCGCGCCAGGGCTGA
- a CDS encoding SDR family NAD(P)-dependent oxidoreductase — MTTKTVLITGAGIGIGRATAIAFGRLGAHVLVTDVLTTQGEAVAEEIRAAGGSANFHALDVTSTEAVEAVFSLAEAEHGGIDTVIANAGIARRVPIDRMTDDLWDRTIDVDLKGVMRVFRRAVPGMRARGAGSLVALSSIMGIAYGWDEHIHYSAAKSGVVGLVRAFAVELASQGIRVNGIAPGYIRTAQLLSEEHSLGAVGAEEAPAFIPMGRLGEPEDIADVILFLASTAARYITGQVIVVDGGLLVGRY, encoded by the coding sequence GTGACAACCAAGACCGTTCTCATCACGGGTGCCGGCATCGGCATCGGCCGGGCGACGGCCATCGCCTTCGGCCGTCTCGGCGCGCATGTGCTGGTGACCGATGTCTTGACGACGCAAGGCGAAGCGGTCGCGGAGGAGATCCGCGCCGCCGGCGGCAGCGCGAATTTTCATGCCCTTGATGTGACAAGCACCGAGGCGGTGGAGGCGGTGTTTTCCCTCGCGGAAGCTGAACACGGTGGCATCGACACGGTGATTGCCAATGCCGGCATCGCCCGTCGCGTGCCGATCGATCGGATGACGGATGACCTTTGGGACCGTACCATCGATGTCGATCTCAAAGGCGTTATGCGCGTCTTTCGCCGGGCCGTTCCCGGCATGCGCGCGCGGGGCGCGGGGTCCTTGGTCGCCCTCTCTTCCATCATGGGCATCGCCTATGGCTGGGACGAGCATATCCATTATTCGGCAGCGAAATCTGGCGTCGTTGGTCTGGTGCGCGCTTTCGCGGTGGAGCTCGCCTCCCAGGGCATCCGCGTCAACGGCATCGCGCCGGGCTATATCCGCACGGCGCAGCTGCTCTCGGAGGAGCATTCGCTGGGTGCGGTCGGCGCGGAGGAAGCGCCGGCCTTCATTCCCATGGGGCGCCTGGGCGAGCCGGAGGATATCGCGGATGTGATTCTGTTCCTCGCCTCGACGGCGGCACGCTATATCACCGGCCAGGTCATCGTCGTCGATGGCGGACTTCTCGTCGGCCGGTATTGA
- a CDS encoding SDR family NAD(P)-dependent oxidoreductase: protein MARRLEDHIAIVTGAGSGIGRATAMRLHAAGARVVVADLNAETAAAVASALGERAVAVTVDVSDPAAVTAMVAACEAAFGTCTLLVNNAGIVHQAPFETLELEDWDRMIAVHLRGTFLCTRAVIPAMLAAEDGVIVNIASQLGQIGGIDLCHYSAAKAGIIGLTKSLAREVSARGVRVNAVAPGPIMTDLSMRLSEEWRRTKAAELPLGYFGEPEDVAETVAFLASPAARIYVGQTLGPNSGDVML, encoded by the coding sequence ATGGCGCGTCGCCTTGAAGACCATATCGCCATTGTCACTGGGGCTGGGTCCGGCATTGGGCGCGCCACCGCCATGCGCCTTCACGCGGCGGGGGCGCGGGTGGTTGTGGCCGATCTCAATGCCGAGACGGCCGCGGCGGTTGCCTCCGCACTCGGTGAGCGGGCGGTGGCCGTGACGGTCGATGTCAGCGATCCCGCCGCCGTCACCGCTATGGTCGCGGCCTGCGAAGCCGCTTTCGGCACCTGCACGCTGCTTGTCAATAATGCAGGCATCGTCCATCAGGCGCCGTTCGAAACGCTGGAGTTGGAAGATTGGGACCGCATGATCGCGGTACATCTGCGCGGCACCTTTCTGTGCACCCGCGCTGTGATCCCCGCGATGTTGGCCGCCGAGGACGGCGTGATCGTCAATATCGCAAGTCAGCTTGGCCAAATCGGCGGTATCGACCTCTGCCATTACAGCGCCGCCAAAGCCGGCATCATCGGTCTGACAAAATCCTTGGCGCGGGAAGTCAGTGCGCGGGGCGTGCGTGTGAATGCCGTGGCGCCGGGACCGATCATGACCGATCTTTCGATGCGCTTGTCGGAAGAGTGGCGGCGGACCAAAGCGGCGGAATTGCCACTGGGTTATTTCGGGGAGCCTGAGGATGTGGCCGAGACGGTCGCGTTCCTGGCCTCGCCCGCGGCGCGGATCTATGTCGGCCAGACGTTGGGGCCGAATTCAGGGGATGTGATGCTGTGA
- a CDS encoding M20 family metallo-hydrolase: protein MSLSERVAAAVDGARQWQRLMDMAKLGAIAGDGVDRACLTPLDRDARRIVMRWAEEAGATCSVDAAGNLWLRREGTDPAAAPVLSGSHMDTQPQGGRFDGIYGVLAALEVMSALQDSGVTTRRPMEVVAWTNEEGSRFGPGCMGSMAWSGHSEIETFSDSTDAQGLRFGDALAELLASEADVPRRALGGTTPHAYIEAHIEQGPLLEREGLAIGAVTGIQGSRWFVVTLTGDSAHAGTTPLRLRRDAMQAFVRVATALNTIMDDPDDVLRFTIGRLQVEPNSSNSVAGRVVFTIDLRHPDAAVLRARGDAILGVIEAAAGDVTIDLRETFDAPPSVFDPDLVSMIEQAATALQVGCRRMPSGAFHDAQFVNRVCPSAMIFVPSHKGISHNPAEYSSPEQLESGARVLAWTLMELAS, encoded by the coding sequence ATGTCTTTGAGTGAGCGCGTGGCGGCAGCGGTGGACGGTGCCCGTCAATGGCAGCGGTTGATGGACATGGCCAAGCTCGGCGCCATTGCGGGGGACGGCGTTGATCGCGCCTGCCTGACACCACTCGACCGAGACGCGCGGCGCATCGTCATGCGCTGGGCCGAGGAGGCCGGCGCGACCTGCTCGGTCGATGCCGCCGGCAATCTCTGGCTGCGACGGGAGGGCACCGATCCCGCGGCAGCCCCCGTACTGAGCGGCAGCCATATGGATACGCAGCCGCAGGGCGGCCGCTTCGACGGCATCTATGGCGTGCTCGCGGCGCTGGAAGTGATGTCCGCACTGCAGGACAGTGGCGTGACGACGCGGCGGCCGATGGAAGTGGTGGCTTGGACGAATGAGGAAGGCAGTCGCTTCGGCCCCGGCTGCATGGGCAGCATGGCCTGGTCCGGTCATAGCGAGATCGAAACTTTCTCGGATAGCACGGACGCGCAGGGCCTGCGCTTCGGCGATGCGCTGGCCGAGCTTTTGGCGTCGGAAGCGGATGTGCCGCGTCGCGCCCTCGGCGGCACCACGCCGCACGCCTATATCGAGGCGCATATCGAGCAAGGGCCGCTCTTGGAACGCGAGGGGCTCGCCATCGGCGCGGTCACCGGCATCCAGGGCAGTCGCTGGTTCGTGGTGACGCTGACAGGCGACTCCGCCCATGCGGGCACCACGCCGCTGCGGCTGCGGCGGGACGCGATGCAGGCTTTCGTTCGCGTCGCCACGGCCCTCAACACGATCATGGACGATCCCGATGATGTGCTGCGCTTCACCATCGGGCGTCTGCAGGTGGAACCGAACAGTTCCAACAGCGTGGCCGGACGCGTGGTCTTCACCATCGATCTGCGCCACCCCGACGCGGCTGTGCTGCGCGCGCGGGGCGATGCCATACTTGGCGTGATCGAGGCCGCCGCCGGCGATGTCACCATCGACCTGCGCGAAACATTCGATGCGCCCCCATCCGTGTTTGATCCCGATCTTGTCAGCATGATCGAGCAGGCGGCGACTGCCCTTCAGGTCGGTTGCCGGCGCATGCCGTCCGGCGCCTTCCACGACGCGCAATTCGTCAATCGCGTGTGTCCCTCGGCGATGATCTTCGTGCCCAGCCACAAGGGCATCAGCCATAATCCGGCGGAATATTCGTCACCGGAGCAGCTGGAATCCGGCGCGCGCGTGCTCGCCTGGACATTGATGGAACTGGCGTCCTGA
- a CDS encoding YbhB/YbcL family Raf kinase inhibitor-like protein, protein MMSQARLAAVLMACGAILGAPRLARAGAFDYACSAPPLEVSFAIRGDHYSGAVECGNLFLQTDIPTAPVVRWPQAKAGALYALTMIDFDGNAHGSWPDHVPPGDNAPVRHWIVANIPGDLLRGRGYREADAASRVTVLQPYRDPNIPVVSDRYGVYLFEQDGDLKVEPVAGPITNFRYAAFLEHYHLTKPVASNVFVVIYTSDSPFSGKPFHGNDVSGFWHQGYGTGRLAPPP, encoded by the coding sequence ATGATGAGTCAAGCACGCCTCGCCGCCGTCCTGATGGCCTGCGGCGCAATCTTGGGCGCGCCACGCCTCGCCAGGGCGGGCGCGTTCGATTACGCGTGCTCCGCGCCGCCGCTGGAGGTGAGTTTCGCGATCCGGGGCGATCACTATAGCGGTGCGGTGGAGTGCGGAAACCTGTTCCTGCAAACGGATATCCCGACGGCGCCCGTCGTGCGCTGGCCGCAGGCCAAGGCGGGAGCGCTCTATGCCTTGACGATGATCGACTTCGATGGGAACGCCCATGGTTCCTGGCCGGACCATGTGCCGCCCGGAGACAACGCGCCGGTGCGGCATTGGATCGTGGCGAATATCCCCGGTGATCTTCTGCGCGGTCGCGGCTACCGCGAGGCCGACGCCGCGTCACGCGTAACGGTTTTGCAACCGTATCGGGATCCGAATATTCCGGTCGTGTCAGATCGCTATGGCGTCTATCTATTTGAACAAGACGGAGACCTCAAGGTCGAACCCGTGGCTGGTCCGATCACCAATTTTCGGTATGCAGCCTTCCTCGAACACTATCACCTCACTAAGCCCGTAGCGTCCAACGTCTTTGTCGTCATCTACACCTCGGACTCGCCATTTTCCGGAAAGCCGTTCCACGGCAACGATGTTTCCGGATTTTGGCACCAGGGCTATGGCACGGGAAGGCTCGCGCCTCCGCCTTGA
- a CDS encoding LLM class flavin-dependent oxidoreductase — protein MHLVAFLMTGPTCHHHGAWRHPESDIEDILSPTRYEHIARVLEAGKFDSLFFADILGIYDLYNGNFDTMVGRGGQVCMLDPAMVLPMMARVTSHIGLGLTYSSTFNHPYQIARMMASLDHLSAGRVAWNVVASTSTLEARNFGMEEMPGRAQRYDRADEVLEACFALWDSWEKGALLLDKATGAFADPSKIHYVDYAGKWIKSRGPLTTPRSPQGHPVIMQAGSSERGRDFGARWGEIIFTLQHHKTDMQEFYNDFKARMALRGRAPEECVILPSIDVVIGETESIARARADYVNGLVDTQLGMAQISGHIGIDLSKLDPDQPLADLALEEGSRGSFDVILQGTKAEGLTLGEAARRFATSELCPQLVGTPEMIADRLCDLFDDHACDGFVLTPTTFPGMYEQFCKTVVPILQKRGVFRTEYTGSTLRAHLRG, from the coding sequence ATGCACTTGGTCGCCTTCCTCATGACCGGGCCGACCTGCCACCATCACGGCGCCTGGCGACACCCGGAATCCGATATCGAGGATATCCTCAGCCCGACGCGCTATGAGCACATCGCGCGTGTCTTGGAAGCGGGCAAGTTCGACAGCCTGTTCTTCGCCGATATCCTCGGGATCTACGATCTCTATAACGGTAACTTCGACACCATGGTCGGGCGCGGCGGCCAGGTTTGCATGCTCGACCCCGCGATGGTCTTGCCGATGATGGCGCGGGTCACCAGCCACATCGGCCTCGGCCTGACCTATTCCTCGACCTTCAACCATCCGTATCAGATCGCACGCATGATGGCCTCGCTGGACCATCTGAGCGCTGGACGCGTGGCCTGGAACGTCGTTGCCTCCACCTCCACGCTGGAGGCGCGGAATTTCGGCATGGAGGAGATGCCCGGCCGCGCCCAACGCTACGATCGCGCCGATGAGGTGTTGGAGGCGTGTTTCGCGCTGTGGGACAGTTGGGAGAAGGGTGCGCTGCTGCTGGACAAGGCAACAGGCGCCTTCGCCGATCCGTCGAAAATCCATTACGTCGATTATGCCGGCAAATGGATCAAGAGCCGTGGCCCGCTCACCACGCCGCGCAGCCCGCAGGGCCATCCCGTGATCATGCAAGCCGGGAGTTCCGAACGTGGGCGGGATTTTGGCGCGCGCTGGGGAGAGATCATCTTCACGCTCCAGCATCATAAGACCGACATGCAGGAGTTCTACAACGACTTCAAAGCCCGCATGGCGCTGCGGGGCAGGGCGCCCGAGGAATGCGTCATCCTGCCGTCGATCGACGTGGTGATCGGCGAGACTGAGTCGATTGCCCGCGCGCGTGCGGATTACGTCAATGGCTTGGTCGATACGCAGCTCGGCATGGCCCAAATCTCCGGCCATATCGGCATCGATCTATCCAAGCTCGATCCCGATCAGCCGCTGGCCGATCTTGCGTTGGAGGAAGGGTCTCGCGGATCCTTCGACGTCATTCTGCAAGGCACCAAGGCGGAAGGTCTTACGCTGGGAGAGGCCGCGCGCCGTTTCGCCACCAGCGAGCTGTGTCCGCAGCTTGTCGGCACGCCGGAGATGATCGCCGATCGACTATGCGATCTGTTCGACGATCACGCCTGTGACGGCTTCGTGCTGACGCCGACCACATTCCCCGGCATGTATGAGCAATTCTGCAAGACGGTGGTGCCGATCCTGCAAAAGCGTGGTGTTTTCCGGACGGAGTATACAGGCAGCACATTGCGCGCGCATCTGCGTGGATAG
- a CDS encoding nuclear transport factor 2 family protein: MSEDRPPFPPFTRETAIRKVRAAEDGWNSCDPARVSLAYTTDSLWRNRSEFLQGRPNIVAFLTRKWDHEREYRLIKELWAFTGDRIAVRFAYEFTDGAGSWVRAYGNENWEFDAHGLMRARHASINDLPITEGERKFHWPRDAPRPADHPELSDLGL, encoded by the coding sequence ATGTCCGAGGATCGTCCGCCTTTTCCGCCCTTCACGCGTGAGACGGCCATCCGCAAGGTGCGCGCCGCCGAGGATGGCTGGAACAGTTGCGATCCCGCACGGGTGTCGCTCGCCTATACCACCGACAGCCTGTGGCGGAACCGGTCCGAATTTCTGCAAGGGCGCCCGAACATCGTCGCTTTCCTGACCCGCAAATGGGACCATGAGCGCGAGTATCGCCTGATCAAGGAGCTGTGGGCCTTCACCGGTGACCGCATCGCCGTCCGTTTCGCCTATGAATTCACCGATGGCGCCGGTAGTTGGGTACGCGCCTATGGCAATGAAAACTGGGAGTTCGACGCCCATGGCCTGATGCGGGCGCGCCACGCGTCGATCAACGATCTGCCGATCACCGAGGGCGAACGCAAATTCCATTGGCCGCGTGATGCGCCGCGCCCAGCGGACCACCCGGAACTGTCCGACCTCGGTCTGTGA
- the cydB gene encoding cytochrome d ubiquinol oxidase subunit II encodes MMSLISGHPILPVIWACIMAFVILAYVTLDGFDLGVGMLFPVAPDPHDRDVMVNTIAPVWDGNETWLVLGGSGLYGAFPAAYSVILPSIYPLVILMLMGLIFRGVAFEFRFRAIEAQRHWWDWSFFGGSVIAAFCQGAILGALIQGTKVVNFQFAGGSFDWLTPFTIFCGFAVVLGYALLGASWLLWRTTGTLHAKMQRHTFILGIVMLAMLAIVSLWTGLLNANFMHRWFAWPGILASAAAPILSVVLAVIFFRGLAHDHAGEHDRVPFFCALGWFVLGFLGLGYSIFPMIVPPSLDIWQAASVHSSQVFLLVGAVVMIPLILGYNAMSYYIFRGKIEPGAHYH; translated from the coding sequence ATGATGTCCCTGATTTCAGGTCACCCGATTCTGCCCGTCATCTGGGCCTGCATCATGGCTTTCGTGATCCTGGCCTATGTCACGCTTGACGGCTTCGATCTCGGGGTCGGGATGCTGTTTCCGGTCGCACCCGATCCGCACGATCGCGATGTCATGGTCAATACCATCGCGCCGGTCTGGGATGGGAACGAGACCTGGCTCGTGCTTGGTGGCAGCGGCCTCTATGGCGCCTTTCCGGCGGCCTATAGCGTCATCCTGCCGTCGATCTACCCGCTCGTCATCCTGATGCTGATGGGCTTGATCTTCCGGGGCGTCGCTTTCGAATTCCGCTTCCGGGCGATCGAAGCCCAACGCCACTGGTGGGACTGGTCCTTCTTCGGCGGCTCGGTTATCGCCGCCTTCTGCCAGGGCGCCATCCTCGGTGCCTTAATCCAGGGCACGAAGGTCGTGAACTTCCAGTTTGCCGGCGGATCCTTCGATTGGCTGACGCCCTTCACCATCTTCTGCGGCTTTGCCGTGGTGCTGGGCTATGCGTTGCTCGGGGCAAGCTGGCTGCTATGGCGGACCACCGGCACGCTGCATGCCAAGATGCAGCGTCATACCTTCATCTTGGGCATCGTGATGCTGGCCATGCTCGCTATCGTCAGTCTCTGGACCGGATTGCTGAACGCTAACTTTATGCATCGCTGGTTCGCCTGGCCGGGCATTCTCGCAAGCGCGGCGGCGCCCATCCTATCCGTAGTCCTGGCCGTCATCTTCTTCCGGGGACTGGCGCATGACCACGCCGGCGAACATGACAGGGTGCCGTTCTTCTGTGCGCTCGGTTGGTTCGTGCTCGGCTTTCTCGGGCTGGGCTACTCGATTTTCCCGATGATCGTGCCGCCGTCTCTCGACATCTGGCAGGCAGCCTCCGTCCATTCCAGCCAGGTCTTCCTGCTGGTCGGGGCGGTGGTGATGATCCCGCTCATCCTCGGCTATAACGCCATGTCCTATTACATCTTCCGTGGAAAGATCGAACCCGGTGCCCATTACCATTGA
- a CDS encoding cytochrome ubiquinol oxidase subunit I, with translation MSAAAAAPALAVLLARGQFGFTIAFHILFPAFSIGLASYLAVLEVLWLITGREAYMAAFRYWLKIFSVGFAMGVVSGLVMAYEIGANWSGYSFKAGPILGPLLAWETLTAFFLEAGFLGIMIFGLERVGKKLHMFATSMVAIGTLISATWILMANSWMQTPVGFAIGKNGEFVPTDWLAICFNPSFPFRWVHMVIAAYMSVAFVVGAVGAFHLLRDRRNEVARLMFSMAMWMAALGMPVQILAGDAQGRNTLEYQPAKIAAMEGDFTTQAGQPLVLFGLPNVAKARNDYEIAIPKIGSMILTHSLDGSVKGLDAFPKKDWPAVFVTFWAFRVMVGMGMLMFLLGLVSLWLRFRRRLFDTPLFHRAAMVMGPAGFICILAGWTTTETGRQPWTVYGVLRTADSVAPVTVHMLLFSCILIVAIYTVVFGAGIRYLLAMMANPPSLSEAPPANDPPQRTQGITPGPAGGEGKRHETRPGGTFGVPAE, from the coding sequence ATGAGTGCCGCAGCCGCCGCCCCCGCGCTCGCGGTTCTTCTGGCCCGTGGCCAGTTCGGCTTCACCATCGCCTTTCACATCCTGTTCCCAGCCTTCTCGATCGGCCTCGCGAGTTACCTCGCGGTTTTGGAAGTCCTGTGGCTGATCACCGGGCGCGAAGCCTATATGGCGGCCTTCCGCTATTGGCTCAAAATCTTCTCCGTGGGCTTCGCCATGGGCGTCGTCTCTGGCCTCGTCATGGCCTATGAGATCGGCGCGAATTGGAGCGGCTATTCCTTCAAGGCCGGACCGATCCTGGGGCCGCTGCTGGCCTGGGAAACTCTGACGGCCTTCTTTTTGGAAGCCGGCTTCCTCGGCATCATGATCTTCGGCCTGGAGCGGGTGGGCAAGAAGCTGCACATGTTCGCCACCAGCATGGTGGCCATCGGCACGCTGATTTCCGCCACCTGGATCCTGATGGCCAATTCCTGGATGCAGACACCGGTGGGCTTCGCCATCGGCAAGAACGGCGAATTCGTGCCGACGGACTGGCTGGCGATCTGCTTCAACCCCAGCTTCCCGTTCCGCTGGGTCCATATGGTGATCGCCGCCTATATGTCGGTGGCCTTTGTGGTTGGTGCGGTCGGCGCCTTTCACCTGCTGCGGGATCGTCGCAATGAAGTCGCCCGGCTGATGTTCTCCATGGCGATGTGGATGGCGGCCCTCGGCATGCCGGTGCAAATCCTGGCCGGCGATGCGCAGGGTCGCAATACGCTGGAATATCAGCCAGCGAAGATCGCGGCGATGGAAGGTGACTTCACCACCCAGGCGGGCCAGCCGCTGGTGCTGTTCGGCCTGCCGAACGTCGCAAAAGCGCGCAATGACTACGAGATTGCCATTCCCAAGATCGGCTCGATGATCCTGACCCATTCCCTCGATGGATCGGTGAAGGGCCTCGATGCCTTTCCCAAGAAGGATTGGCCGGCCGTCTTCGTCACCTTCTGGGCCTTCCGTGTCATGGTCGGCATGGGCATGCTGATGTTTCTGCTCGGGCTGGTCAGCCTGTGGCTGCGCTTCCGCCGCAGGCTGTTCGACACGCCGCTGTTCCATCGCGCGGCCATGGTCATGGGTCCCGCCGGCTTCATCTGCATCCTGGCGGGATGGACGACGACCGAAACCGGCCGTCAGCCCTGGACCGTCTATGGCGTGCTCAGGACCGCTGACAGCGTCGCTCCCGTGACGGTGCATATGCTGCTGTTCTCCTGCATCCTGATTGTAGCGATCTATACCGTCGTGTTCGGGGCCGGCATCCGCTACCTTCTCGCCATGATGGCGAACCCGCCCAGCCTGTCGGAAGCGCCACCGGCAAACGATCCGCCACAGCGGACGCAGGGCATCACGCCTGGTCCGGCCGGTGGCGAGGGGAAGCGTCATGAGACGCGGCCCGGCGGCACATTTGGAGTACCGGCGGAATGA